CCTTTTAACTCGCCTTTCTTTACACCACCTTGATAAGCCTGAATAGTGTAATGAGTTGGCGTGTTGATAGCACGTGTCTTCGGTGCTTCTGCTCTGTGCGTTGTGTCAGGCACAAGGCTAACCTCTGCCATTAAGCCATCGCCTAAATCCTGTATCTCTGGCTTTGTTTCCTCTATTGCTGCACGTGACTTTGGTGTACTGTCTGCTGGTTCGTAATCCTTTTCAACGATAGAGAATGAAACGTTGCCTGCTCCCTCCTCTTGTGGAGTAACATTTGCAAGGTCTTCGTTGCTACATCCTGTCAGTGTCAAGCCTGCAAAGACGAGCAACAGAATTGCTGTATTAATTCTTCTGATTTTCATTGTTGTCTTTTTAATTGTTTCTTTTGATTTGTTTACCTCTGTAGCTTAAAAGTCAATTGATCCGCCGTCAACTACGCCCCCGTCTTCCCATTCTTCCTCTGTAGTCAGTGGCGCGTTCGGAGTAACAGATGTACAGACAAATGTTTCTGTTTCCATTTCGTGAACGATACACTCGGGTCGTTCGTAATCTTTCTTTTCTTTCTTTTTTCTCATTGCTTTTATCGATTAAAATTAGTTGTTATTTCGTGCTTAATTTCTCTATATTTCGTTTTAGGTACGGACACAAAAAAAGAACAAAGGAAACTTACAGGAAGTCCTTTGTTTACAGGGTCTACGGCACGCTTCGCGCGCGCGTATGCGAGAAGAAAAAATGTGTAATTTACGTCTGCTCTACTAGAGAGAGAGAGAGAGAGAGAGAGAGAGAGAGAGAGAGTATACAATTATTTGGAACTACCAAATAATTTGCTATCTTTTTCTCAATATTAGATGTTAAAGAATCCAATGCAATGGCACGTGCATTTACACCTTTATTATATAAGGCGCAAACGTTAGCTTGATTGAAATTCGTTGTTTGTAACATCATTATTAATAAGTTAATTCTCACTCAACGGGCGCAAAGGTAAGAAGAAATATCGAAAAAGAGCAAAGATAAATAGAAAAAAGTGGATTTGATTCTAAAAATAATGGGAATTAAGAGAGATATAGGAGTTATACGCAGTTAAGCTGATACTAAGATTTCCAACATAATATAAAGAATATTGGGCTTAACTTCTTACATTATAACTCCTTTAAGTCTTTTCCTTTCCAATAAGAATTATCAAACACCTAAAGGGCGATAGATATCAAACTGGAAACCAAGTGCACTAATAATACGGAGGAACAACCCGACACCTGGCTCAACGACACCATTCTCAATCTTGGAGATATAAGACTTCGTTGTACCCACCTGTTTCGCAAGCTCGCTCTGTGTCATCTTTGCTTCCTTACGTGCTTGCAAAAGGATTTGTGATGCATAATAAGCTTTTGCTTCTTCCTCAAACTTCGCACGTTGTTCTGTACCTTCTTTACCATATTTGATGTCTAAGACATCATCATAATTTGATATTTTGTGATTGTTTGTCTGCATAATAAGCCTCCATTATTTTTAAAGCTTTATCTATTTCACTCTTTGGTGTCTTTTGCGTCTTCTTTTGGAATCCATTAAAAAGGACGACGACCTGTCCTTCATCAAAGATAAAAAACACTCGATATATATTGCCCTCATACTCTATCCGCAACTCAAACAAGCCATCTTTAATTGCCTTAACAAACTTAGTA
The Prevotella melaninogenica DNA segment above includes these coding regions:
- a CDS encoding type II toxin-antitoxin system RelE/ParE family toxin → MERKIRTYGGYFQAFIKTLDDKVLRKIDYILQLLKIRERLSTKFVKAIKDGLFELRIEYEGNIYRVFFIFDEGQVVVLFNGFQKKTQKTPKSEIDKALKIMEAYYADKQSQNIKL
- a CDS encoding fatty-acid--CoA ligase; this encodes MRKKKEKKDYERPECIVHEMETETFVCTSVTPNAPLTTEEEWEDGGVVDGGSIDF
- a CDS encoding helix-turn-helix domain-containing protein, which codes for MQTNNHKISNYDDVLDIKYGKEGTEQRAKFEEEAKAYYASQILLQARKEAKMTQSELAKQVGTTKSYISKIENGVVEPGVGLFLRIISALGFQFDIYRPLGV